From a region of the Zonotrichia albicollis isolate bZonAlb1 chromosome 5, bZonAlb1.hap1, whole genome shotgun sequence genome:
- the ABCE1 gene encoding ATP-binding cassette sub-family E member 1 codes for MADKLTRIAIVNHDKCKPKKCRQECKKSCPVVRMGKLCIEVTSQNKIAWISETLCIGCGICIKKCPFGALSIVNLPSNLEKETTHRYCANAFKLHRLPIPRPGEVLGLVGTNGIGKSTALKILAGKQKPNLGKYDDPPDWQEILTYFRGSELQNYFTKILEDDLKAIIKPQYVDQIPKAAKGTVGSILDRKDETKTQTVVCQQLDLTHLKERNVEDLSGGELQRFACAVVCIQKADIFMFDEPSSYLDVKQRLKAAITIRSLINPDRYIIVVEHDLSVLDYLSDFICCLYGVPSAYGVVTMPFSVREGINIFLDGYVPTENLRFRDASLVFKVAETANEEEVKKMCMYKYPGMKKKMGEFELSIVAGEFTDSEIMVMLGENGTGKTTFIRMLAGRLTPDEGGEVPVLNVSYKPQKISPKSTGSVRQLLHEKIRDAYTHPQFVTDVMKPLQIENIIDQEVQTLSGGELQRVALALCLGKPADVYLIDEPSAYLDSEQRLMAARVIKRFILHAKKTAFVVEHDFIMATYLADRVIVFDGIPSKNTLANSPQTLLAGMNKFLSQLEITFRRDPNNYRPRINKLNSIKDVEQKKSGNYFFLDD; via the exons ATGGCCGACAAATTAACAAGAATTGCTATAGTCAACCATGACAAATGTAAGCCAAAGAAATGTCGTCAGGAATGCAAGAAGAGTTGTCCTGTGGTTCGAATGG GAAAACTTTGCATAGAAGTCACATCACAGAACAAAATAGCATGGATTTCAGAAACACTTTGTATTGGTTGTGGTATTTGCATCAAG AAATGTCCTTTTGGAGCCTTGTCAATTGTTAACTTACCTAGCAACCTGGAGAAAGAAACAACACATAGATACTGTGCCAATGCCTTCAAACTTCAcag GTTGCCTATCCCTCGTCCAGGTGAAGTACTGGGATTGGTTGGAACCAATGGTATTGGAAAATCAACTGCCTTGAAAATTTTAGCAGGAAAACAGAAGCCAAATCTTGGAAAATATGAT GATCCACCTGACTGGCAAGAAATTTTGACTTACTTCCGAGGATCTGAATTACAGAACTATTTTACCAAGATCCTGGAAGATGACCTTAAAGCTATCATTAAACCTCAGTACGTGGACCAGATCCCTAAAGCTGCAAAG GGAACAGTGGGATCAATTCTGGATAGGAAGGATGAAACCAAGACACAAACTGTTGTGTGTCAGCAGCTCG ACTTAACACatctgaaagaaagaaatgttgAGGACCTTTCAGGAGGAGAACTTCAGAGATTTGCTTGTGCAGTTGTTTGcattcagaaggctgatat CTTCATGTTTGATGAACCTTCCAGCTACTTGGATGTCAAGCAGCGCTTGAAGGCTGCCATCACTATCCGGTCCCTCATAAACCCTGACAG GTACATTATTGTTGTAGAGCATGATCTAAGTGTATTAGATTATCTCTCTGACTTTATCTGCTGCCTGTATGGAGTGCCAAGTGCTTATGGTGTTGTTACCATGCCTTTCAGCGTAAGAGAAG GCATAAATATTTTCCTAGATGGCTATGTTCCAACAGAAAATCTAAGGTTTCGAGATGCATCTCTGGTATTTAAAGTAGCTGAGACAGCTAATGAAGAAGAGGTTAAAAAGATGTGTATGTACAAATATCCAGGAATGAAGAAAAAGATGGGAGAGTTTGAACTATCCATAGTAGCTGGAGAATTCACCGATTCTGAAATTATGGTGATGTTAGGAGAAAATG gaaCTGGCAAAACAACATTTATCCGAATGCTTGCAGGAAGGCTTACACCTGATGAAGGAG GTGAGGTCCCAGTCCTAAATGTCAGCTACAAACCACAGAAAATCAGCCCTAAATCTACG GGAAGTGTCCGTCAGCTGCTGCACGAGAAGATCAGAGATGCCTATACACACCCCCAGTTTGTAACTGACGTGATGAAACCTCTTCAGATAGAAAACATCATTGACCAGGAG GTTCAGACGCTGTCTGGTGGTGAGCTGCAGCGTGTGGCGTTGGCACTGTGCCTGGGTAAACCTGCAGATGTGTATCTGATTGATGAGCCCTCGGCTTACCTGGACTCTGAGCAGCGTCTGATGGCTGCCAGAGTCATCAAACG TTTCATTCTCCATGCTAAAAAAACAGCTTTTGTGGTAGAACATGATTTTATCATGGCTACATATCTTGCTGATCGTGTGATTGTTTTTGATGGCATTCCTTCCAAGAACACACTGGCAAACAG TCCACAGACTCTCTTGGCTGGAATGAATAAGTTTTTATCTCAGCTTGAAATCACTTTTAGAAGAGACCCCAACAATTACAGACCAAGAATAAATAAACTCAATTCCATCAAG
- the ANAPC10 gene encoding anaphase-promoting complex subunit 10 isoform X5, with amino-acid sequence MAPCEGRPRRLRGAGGAARAHCAPSAAAAAAVAAPAGSGGKEMTTPNKTPPGADPKQLERTGTVREIGSQAVWSLSSCKPGFGVDQLRDDNLETYWQSDGSQPHLVNIQFRRKTTVKTLCIYADYKSDESYTPSKISVRVGNNFHNLQEIRDGCATFTCQNLV; translated from the exons atGGCGCCGTGTGAGGGGCGGCCCCGGCGCCTGAGGGGAGCGGGCGGGGCGGCGCGCGCGCACTGCGCTCCCTccgctgcggcggcggcggctgtgGCTGCTCCGGCGGGATCAGGTGGGAAAG AAATGACCACCCCAAACAAGACCCCTCCTGGTGCTGATCCAAAGCAGTTGGAGAGGACTGGTACTGTTAGAGAAATAGGCTCACAAGCAGTTTGGTCTCTCTCGTCCTGTAAGCCAG ggTTTGGAGTGGATCAGTTACGAGATGATAATCTAGAAACTTACTGGCAGTCAGATGGATCACAGCCTCATTTGGTGAACATCCAATTTAG aagaaaaacaacagtGAAGACCTTATGTATTTATGCAGACTACAAATCTGATGAAAGTTACACTCCAAGCAAGATCTCTGTCAGAGtaggaaataattttcataATCTCCAGGAAATCCGG